The Terriglobus roseus sequence GGAAGGTGAGTTGACCCTTGAGGTGGAGCGCCACGACTTCGTGATCGCTGCGGGGAAGGGTGTTGAGGTGCATCCGGGGCAGGCGCACCAGGCGCTGAACCGCAGCGGAGCGCCAGTTCGAATGGTCGTCACCAGCCAGCCGCCGAGCCATGGCGACCGCACAGCTGCCTAGTGTTCTTACAGTGGACGGGTTTCCAGCCTGATTGATTGTTACCCTTGCAGTGAGCCGTGTCCGATAACTTTGCACAGACCGTAAAGCAGGCCACCGACATCGTGAAGGTGATTGGCGAGTACGTGCGTCTACGCAAGAGCGGCGCGCAGAACTTCAGTGGCCTGTGTCCGTTTCACCAGGAGAAGTCGCCTTCTTTCAGTGTGAACGTACAGCACAGCTACTTCTACTGTTTCGGTTGTCATGCGAAAGGCGATGTCTTCACCTTCGTGCAGAAGATCGAAAATATCAGCTTTCCCGAGGCGGTTCGCGCAGTGGCGCAGAAGAGCGGTATCCCACTGCCGAAGCGTGAGTGGAACTCGCCGGAAGAGGCTGCGCAGGCCGGTTTGCGGCGCCAGTTAATCGACATCCACGAGGCGGCGACGCAGTATTTTCAGCAGGCATTGCAATCACCAGAAGCGGCGCGCGCGCGTGAGTACATCAGCAGCCGCGCATTGACGCCGGAGACGATTGCGCAGTTTCGCATTGGTTACGCGCCGGACGACTTCAACCACATGCGCGATGCGATGGGGAAGCACTTCAACGACGAGACCATGCGCGCCAGCGGCCTGTTCAGCAGCAAGGAGCAGAACGACGAGGGCAGGCCTACGGGCAACATGTACGCCCGTTTCCGCAAGCGTATTACGTTCCCCATCTGCAATGAAGCGGGCAAGACCATCGCCTTCACGGCGCGCGCGTTGGACAGTGACGAGAAGAGCGGGCCGAAGTACATGAACTCGCCCGAGACGCCGCTGTATACGAAGGGCCAGGTGCTCTTCAATCTCGACAAGGCGAAGGCCGCGATCCGCACGCAGGATTATGCGCTGCTGGTGGAAGGTCAGATGGACTGCATCCGCGTCTTCACCTCGGGTATTCAGCCGGTCATCGCGACGAGCGGCACTGCATTTACAGAACACCAGGTGCGACTGCTGGGCCGCTTCACCAAGCGTGTCGTCGTCAACTTCGATCCGGAT is a genomic window containing:
- the dnaG gene encoding DNA primase, coding for MSDNFAQTVKQATDIVKVIGEYVRLRKSGAQNFSGLCPFHQEKSPSFSVNVQHSYFYCFGCHAKGDVFTFVQKIENISFPEAVRAVAQKSGIPLPKREWNSPEEAAQAGLRRQLIDIHEAATQYFQQALQSPEAARAREYISSRALTPETIAQFRIGYAPDDFNHMRDAMGKHFNDETMRASGLFSSKEQNDEGRPTGNMYARFRKRITFPICNEAGKTIAFTARALDSDEKSGPKYMNSPETPLYTKGQVLFNLDKAKAAIRTQDYALLVEGQMDCIRVFTSGIQPVIATSGTAFTEHQVRLLGRFTKRVVVNFDPDTAGANAAEKSLALLTEAEFEVRIVTLEGGLDPDRFVKEMGIVAYAEALKTAKPLAEYLIDRARALFPQRTAEAKVKAVNFLLPHIRRLPSAIQRTQFVDDAAQKLGIDSSLMRQELQHAATHRLESVRSTSAQAMHETERILLRALVLPETDKARQRAAAEVNAHPEWLEGMAVADLIEALAANPVGDNPLDVAPDDRSREVLARLLSEDQISDPTMMLVEVGNVLHTLERRRLERRQREIRSMLAEAERRSDQSMIEKLQSESVQINRALRTV